The following coding sequences lie in one Musa acuminata AAA Group cultivar baxijiao chromosome BXJ3-1, Cavendish_Baxijiao_AAA, whole genome shotgun sequence genomic window:
- the LOC103992015 gene encoding zinc finger CCCH domain-containing protein 24-like, which yields MDHVNLDCRDDSCSLLPVVADGDLKGCKYCIYEVTGCKATQFPGASSPCSAAADRLVTTKKEYPADPFLPDVNDSNYGTDEFRMFCFKVLPCSRAYFHDWTACPFVHPGESARRRDPRKYAYSCFPCLPFRRDACPKGDMCEFAHGVFERWLHPMQYRTRMCKDGTHCARRVCFFAHTSEELRASLECSPFLQLPCANIAWPELHLLALGDLHRVRNRSSLLNVDDLALLPDCRLQQINDLSLLLGQEYPATSLAGRKCSSSLFSAEISSPPGFTSAHQLASSPQQHQSPLFSPRAMNHGHDGNSAPCIIEWSSCPSYPIPAALTPQERLQRHLPALSAVDDGSTSITGSSDSSRTNEWIALSKEIEQEVNGEGLGPHKRSTSFELGCRSEKEADVSWV from the coding sequence ATGGATCATGTCAATCTCGATTGCCGAGACGACTCCTGCAGCCTTCTCCCCGTCGTGGCTGATGGCGATCTCAAGGGCTGTAAGTACTGCATATATGAAGTGACCGGCTGCAAAGCGACTCAGTTCCCCGGGGCATCGTCGCCTTGTTCCGCCGCGGCGGACAGATTGGTGACGACGAAGAAGGAGTACCCCGCCGACCCGTTCCTCCCCGACGTCAACGACAGCAACTACGGCACCGATGAGTTCCGCATGTTCTGCTTCAAGGTGCTGCCATGCTCCCGGGCGTACTTCCACGACTGGACTGCGTGCCCCTTCGTCCACCCTGGCGAGAGCGCGAGGAGGCGCGACCCGAGGAAGTACGCGTACAGCTGCTTCCCTTGCCTCCCCTTCAGGAGAGACGCGTGCCCCAAGGGCGACATGTGCGAGTTCGCGCACGGCGTTTTCGAGCGGTGGCTCCACCCCATGCAGTACCGCACCAGGATGTGCAAGGATGGGACGCACTGCGCTCGGCGCGTGTGCTTCTTTGCGCACACGTCGGAGGAGCTCCGCGCCTCGCTCGAGTGCTCGCCTTTTCTGCAGCTCCCTTGTGCAAATATAGCATGGCCGGAACTGCATCTTCTTGCTCTCGGCGATCTCCATCGTGTCAGAAATCGATCGTCTCTCCTCAATGTGGATGACCTCGCCCTGCTTCCTGATTGCAGACTTCAGCAGATCAACGATTTGAGCTTGTTGCTTGGCCAAGAGTACCCAGCAACTTCCTTAGCTGGAAGGAAATGCAGTAGTAGCCTCTTCTCTGCTGAGATATCTTCGCCACCGGGGTTCACATCAGCTCATCAGCTCGCATCGTCTCCGCAGCAGCATCAGAGTCCGCTGTTCTCTCCCAGAGCTATGAATCATGGTCATGATGGGAATTCCGCACCTTGCATCATTGAATGGAGTTCCTGTCCCAGCTATCCGATCCCTGCTGCACTGACTCCACAGGAGAGACTGCAGCGACATCTACCGGCCCTGAGCGCTGTTGATGATGGATCGACTTCCATTACCGGATCATCTGACTCCTCTCGGACCAACGAGTGGATTGCACTATCGAAGGAGATAGAGCAGGAGGTGAATGGTGAGGGGTTGGGACCGCATAAGCGGTCGACGTCGTTTGAACTGGGATGCCGCAGTGAGAAGGAGGCTGATGTCTCCTGGGTGTAG